A portion of the Vreelandella subglaciescola genome contains these proteins:
- the sixA gene encoding phosphohistidine phosphatase SixA: MSRLWIMRHGEAANGVPDSARRLTPRGEREAATMASWLARHSQGSELAVTRIIASPFARAQQTANAMGEALGLEVETLGSITSEGSPQAFCDWLIEQPGNLLVVSHMPLVAELTGLLVAGREDQGRAFPTAGIAELASEVWAGGCAQLVRFTAP, translated from the coding sequence ATGAGCCGGCTGTGGATCATGCGCCACGGCGAGGCTGCCAACGGCGTGCCCGACAGCGCCCGCCGGTTGACGCCCCGCGGCGAGCGGGAGGCAGCCACCATGGCGAGCTGGCTGGCACGGCATTCGCAGGGCAGTGAATTGGCGGTCACGCGAATTATCGCCAGTCCTTTTGCCCGCGCGCAGCAAACTGCAAACGCCATGGGCGAAGCGCTGGGACTGGAGGTGGAAACGCTTGGCAGCATTACCTCGGAGGGGTCGCCCCAGGCGTTTTGCGACTGGCTGATCGAGCAGCCGGGCAACCTGCTGGTGGTCAGCCACATGCCGCTGGTAGCCGAGTTGACCGGACTGCTGGTGGCGGGCCGCGAGGATCAAGGCAGGGCGTTTCCCACCGCAGGCATCGCCGAGCTTGCATCCGAGGTGTGGGCCGGCGGCTGCGCGCAGCTGGTGCGCTTTACCGCGCCGTAG
- a CDS encoding NAD(P)H-dependent glycerol-3-phosphate dehydrogenase — translation MAEQQTPVAIKVAVLGGGSFGTALSSIAADNGAEVRQWMRDAELVEQINREHHNGRYLPDYAMNPAVCASTDMQAVLDGAELVLIAIPSKAFRSVVKAAKQWLRPEQILVSTTKGIEADSFMLMSQVLEEETGFSHVGVIAGPNLASEIADKQLTATVVASADALTRTRVQQVLSCGYFRVYASNDRHGVELGGALKNIYAIAAGMAAALGMGENTRSMLMTRALAEMSRFAVAQGANPMTFLGLSGVGDLIVTCSSSLSRNYRVGYAMGEGRTLEQAVEALGQVAEGVNTVRLVCAKAAEIGVYMPLAEGLDRVLFKGVPAKQMAGALMTGEQSTDVEFVLPQADVQKAHREATGHQETGGEQ, via the coding sequence ATGGCGGAACAGCAGACCCCCGTGGCGATCAAGGTCGCGGTGCTTGGTGGCGGCAGTTTTGGCACGGCGCTGTCAAGCATCGCTGCGGACAACGGTGCCGAGGTGCGCCAATGGATGCGCGATGCCGAGCTGGTTGAGCAGATCAATCGCGAACACCACAACGGGCGCTATTTGCCCGACTACGCCATGAACCCTGCGGTATGCGCCTCGACCGACATGCAGGCGGTACTGGATGGCGCCGAGCTGGTGCTGATTGCGATTCCTTCCAAAGCGTTTCGCAGCGTGGTAAAGGCGGCCAAACAGTGGCTGCGCCCCGAGCAGATCCTGGTCAGCACCACCAAAGGCATCGAAGCGGACAGCTTCATGCTGATGAGCCAGGTGCTTGAAGAAGAAACCGGCTTTAGCCACGTAGGCGTGATTGCCGGTCCCAACCTGGCCTCGGAAATCGCCGATAAACAGCTCACGGCCACGGTGGTGGCAAGCGCCGATGCGTTGACCCGAACCCGGGTACAGCAGGTGTTGAGCTGCGGCTATTTCCGCGTGTATGCCAGCAATGACCGCCACGGCGTTGAGCTTGGCGGCGCGCTGAAAAACATCTATGCCATTGCCGCGGGGATGGCGGCGGCACTGGGCATGGGCGAAAACACGCGCAGCATGCTGATGACCCGGGCGCTGGCCGAAATGAGCCGCTTTGCCGTGGCGCAGGGCGCCAACCCCATGACGTTTCTGGGACTTTCCGGCGTGGGTGATTTGATCGTCACCTGCTCGTCGAGCCTGTCGCGCAACTACCGCGTGGGCTACGCCATGGGCGAAGGCCGCACGCTGGAACAGGCCGTCGAAGCGCTGGGGCAGGTGGCCGAAGGGGTCAATACGGTGCGGCTGGTATGCGCCAAGGCGGCGGAAATCGGCGTTTACATGCCGCTTGCCGAAGGGCTTGACCGCGTGTTGTTTAAAGGCGTGCCGGCCAAGCAGATGGCCGGCGCATTGATGACCGGTGAGCAGAGTACCGACGTGGAGTTTGTGCTGCCCCAGGCCGATGTGCAAAAGGCCCACCGTGAAGCGACAGGGCATCAGGAAACCGGGGGTGAGCAATGA